The sequence below is a genomic window from Silene latifolia isolate original U9 population chromosome 7, ASM4854445v1, whole genome shotgun sequence.
cttaagtACCTgtaaaatctgctccccattatagttcatcacaggtgttcacgaatacattgtcaaccgcgaggttgagtaggataaccaaacaacaataacaatactaTATGATAAAACTCAAACCACGATCGTCATACATGGCTCAATCGTGCCACATCACACGCCACACTCAATCGTACCACACAACTGACACCACACATGGTGTACTGCTCAGGTTCACGgcccaacccctaacgccaccgTGCTTATCCGACCATCATACGTACAGGACCACGGCACTTGCACATCCCTGTGCCTGACCGGCCAATTAATCTCAATAGCAATGCAAATCTCAATGCCAATCTCTttcacaaccaatcaacaacagAGAACCAACCAACGGCATAATAATATGATCATaagacaacaatgataacaatatgctcaagacaacaattacgACGATATGCTCAAGACAACAGTTACGACGATATGATCaggacaacaattacaacaataatCCATCTTTCAATAATtctccaattaccaatatagtatagatgagtagttaacctacctggcaagcaaatccgattaagcagctcaagcgatccaaTTAATTAAAGCAACTGAATCCAATTATACttccttcacaaatcgtcacctaacatacaTATTATAATCTTTCATTAATTATTAACTATTCTattctattattatttattatttaattattattatcaaaGAGTTACGATATTAAAAATCCGATTTAAAGACAAACCCGAGTTACCCAATTAAAAAACCGAcacaaaacaacaaccaacaacactcCCCTATACACGGTTTTACACCTGTGTGCACACCCCCTTCGAACCACCAAACGCGACACCATCAACCACCACTAACACCACTCAACTCCGTCACCACTAGTCTGCAACCCATCGTCTCCAAGCACCCCCTAACCACCAACTAAACAGCCACCTACACCACACAACCCGACGCCCTAAACACTCCTACGAAAACCCGATACAACTAACCCATTCACTCCCATACCACCTTATCCCACCTCTCGACAACCTAGGGCCACCACTGTGGTCTCCTCTGACCCCCGATGTTCCCACCACCTACCATGACTCCATAATACAACCCATGACCCACCTTACACAACACGTGGCCCGTATAAAAGATACAACCCGCAATAACCACCCCCACGACAGCCACCGTATcaaccaccacgacaccaccattAGGACCGCCCCTAGCCGACTAACCAACCACCCAAGTCCCATGCTCATACGACTACTACACAAGCTACACCATCCGTCTTAAAGCTCATGACACCACCCCTTTAGACACCAAAACCGCCACCTACGGTGGTCGACAAAGGCCACGGTTGGTCCTAATGGAGTCACTACGGTCAAGGGCAACTACTAAAATCACTGGCATGGTTTACGATGGTCCATACGATGTATTAATTATAACTTAAATTAtttaagacgatataaacatgTGTTACGacgatcttaccttttatcgcttatTTGCGCTTTCCGTCTCTTAAAACTCCTTCTTCTATTTTATGAATTATGTTTCAGCtatcatggtatttatattctagatttagagagtatatgaggtcaattaggaaactaagaACTATTACCTTATTCTACTTTTATAGGAATTaccaatataattattattactaatacTAGTATTACCATAAGCAGTATTTCCACTTACTacctttactaattttattattactattacactATTATTATTAAGATTATTATTGATAtgattattattacctttacttattattaattccttaattatttattattaaatcccgatacaAAATCCCGTATCACGTACATATAATTCAGCCTCTTTACTCATACCATACGGTCACACGGCCCAATGCCTTACCATTAGTTAGGTTCAATTACTGAATtgcttactttattatttaattaaacgtcttatttgcaattagtATTAGAAATGTTATTAATTAACTATGTGAATTACATTATTTATTCCAATTAAATTACTTATTAAATTACGGGTATTACagtttattacaacaataatagtaataataaatactaataaagacttaggttattcctattcttccatctttcctttgcctttgttgtttttatcatacttcttgtctggACCTCGAGGGGGACGCTCGTGCgttatctctgacctaatcaccaatggtctttctcgaggcctagtctTTCCATTCCGATCCAAAACCATCTTCTCAACAGGAGCCTTCCTTGGCTTCTTCTTCAGGCGGACGACTCGGAATCCAGCCTCTTATTCTTCTTCGGTCAAGTATTTCTGGTTCTCTTTTGCCACCTCGTGGATACTGGGACAGGTataaaccacatgttcctttgggtcCAACGAAGTGCCCATTCGCGACAAGACTCGGAGGTATGTGCCATGTTGTCTGCGGTACGGTGTCAAACTTCAGAATTTCCTGCTTCATGCCTACTTTCCTCGTCAACCTCTTCGAGAACATGTTGACTATGAACTCCAAGCCCGGAACGCAAATAGATCGAGTAGGATCGAGGGATGATACTCCTGTCAATGCTCTAAGATGCCACCAAAGAACgatccatctaagcaagagaccTCCTTCGTTCtttagtttgttctcccaatagttgcacactcgagaaaagtccaccatgtatagtcTTGTCCTCATCATGATCGATCGTTATCGATATCCAAGCAtgtcaactgggggctcgatcaatcgcagtCCTTCCATCAGCTAAATCCATAAAAAGTGGGTCAAGCATTAGTATCCATATCTCCCGGAGAACTCACGGCCgataaaaagaaaagaagaaaaaaaacggaAAAGAGAAGAAGACTGGGTCGtttacctgtaaaatgataggacttcctagATACGGGAGCTCACGGTTCACCTTTTGGTTATCCAACCCTAAGATCGGCTCTCCTAATACAAAGCAAGCTAGGCtcttgcgcagttccatttgctcgataatacCCAAGAATCCCGGGTCACCTCTAATTTCCACATCAAAATGGCCCTTTAAGACAAAGCagtgaagaaggcaaaatccaaaAGCTCTGCGCCTCGCAGCATAGAAAATGGAAGAGTCTTCCCTATCTATGAAAAGGTCTACAAAGTCAAACATTCTTACAGCTTATGATAACTTATTTTTTGggattatttcataacaataatccatcctattgatgGTCTACAGTAATCACTCCATCCTAttaataatcccaattaaatccaacctaagcatcataccttctaataacgaaccaactgatattttttgaagtttatgttggaatatttgatagtttttgaGCAACCTAGATGGTATATgtgaagtttatgtgtaatattttcaagtgataaatcaagaacttggtttatttgatacacataaacatcGTAAAATACCatctggttcgttattagaaggtatggtgtttaggttggatttaattgggattattgataggatggagtaaTTATTGGAGGCCACCAATACGATggattattattatgaaataaccctatttTTTAATGATAACTTGTTTTTTTAATATTGGTCACATTTGATTGTAAAATGACTACAAAATCCTATTTTATTAATTCAGATCAACATAACCATTCTCAAGCAAGACCAACTGAAAAAAaagtacacaaattctcattatagacgggccAAATATCCACTTACTTTGAGTATAAGACAAGCAACAAATTGCATGATAGAGTCAaaaaatgtcaccattttaagcatatttgacctgTCTTTTACTTTAAACAGATATATCtgtctatagtgagactaattgatTAAAAAAGTATCATGTGACGTGGTGTAGACTGTAGAGAGCATCCTTTAGACCATGTTTATTAGTTGTTCCTGCAGCCCTACTTAGACCTAGTTCCtgcattaaaatattaatatgtaCATCTTAACCTATCTTTAAGACCTAGTTCATGATTTTGTTATTTTATCAAGCCCTACCTAGACCTAGTTCCTGATTTTTTTAACGTCATACTTCCTCTGTTCCATTTAATTCTTTACGTTTGCTTTATTCACATATACCAATGCATGTTTTATTTTGTCCATATCTTTAGTTGCATGTTActaattaaaaattataaaagtttgatattcATAATCCACTCGGTAAGACAatttaaacaagatctcacatgactatcttttatgttataTATTAGAAGTTGTATTGAAGATTCTCCTTACTAATGAATAGTGTCGAAAAAGTAAACGTAAAGAAACAaatggaatggaggaagtatattttTATTATGTCTTTACATCataatttattttgataatatttatTAACTTACTTACAATTAATAAAAATTAAGTTTTCTAGAGAAAAAAAATACAAAAGAGAAACACGTTTTTGCTAAATAAGATACATTAAAATAACGATTACATACTAACTTAAAAACTCAGTTACGCATTTAATTTCCTTAACAAAAAAAACTTGTTAAACATAAGTAATTATTCATTGTATGCATTTGTTAGAGAGAAAAGAGTTGGCATGCTGATCTTGCTGAGTGTAATCCATTCAttaacacaaattttcatttaagacgGATCAAATATTTAGGATAAGTTGAAAGAGAAACTTCTAGATACTAGCAAAAATAATTGTCTTATCTAGACAAGCCGTATAGTATTTGACCCATTTTACAATTAAGACGTATATACCCGTCTTAAGAGAGACCTATTAATACATTAAAGCGTAGTTGTGCTATCTCTGAGAATAAAAAATCAGATAAGAATAAGGAAGCAAAGAACACATTACACATCCTAACAATTGTGGGTGTTCCAGGTCCATGCGGTCTAAATTGGACCTACTAAACAAGTTTCCAACCCCAAAGTTCctgatttttcttttattttatctttttcttttaattttcttttatcCTTATTCAAGCCCTTGTTAACTCTACCTATAAACATAGTCTTATAGTTTCACCATGACACTATCACTTTCCTACGTACAAATAAAACTAAATCCTGGCTTGAATTGATCACAATCTGACAGAGTGACACCTACATCCAACAACGGTATTAATAAGGGTGagcaaaaccggatatccgatacggttttagAAACCGTATCCGATATCCGGTTTTTTAAATCTCCTTTTTAGTATCCTTAACTGATACGGTTTTTCCTTATATACGGAAATCGTATATCCGGTTTTTCCGTATATCCGAAAACCGTATATCCGATATCCGGTATCCAGTTTTCAGCctcatttatgtaatttaatatattttttttcttttctatctgtgattgttggttttttttagtaacttaAAAGTGTTAAAAAGTTTAAGAGTAAATAACTTATAAAGTTTAATACTACTAATaaggtttatttttttttttttttgggaaaattgtACGTATTGTATTAAAATATTAACGCACCCATACAACTTTGTTCAGTCACTATTTTGCACTAACAGTAATAGAGTCATTCCAAACATATCATTTCTAACCAATCATGTACTCTTCCTATTGTCGACTTGATTGTATTCCCACGCATTCGCATAACCAGTTCACTCTTGCATTTGAGCACTAGCACCCGGGGTTGTGGTACTAGTCCTTCAATCCTGCACTTGTTTCTGCTTACCCAAATTTGATAACACAGGCTAGCCACTGCCATAGCTAGCACCTGCTTTACTACCAGGGACCTTGATCTATACTTAACCCACCACATGATAAAATCTTGCTGAGGCAGCTTAATCTTCAGCCAGTTCTGCATTAAGGCCAGACATCTAGAGTTGAAACTACACTGAAAAAAGAGATGATCAATGGTTTCAGCATCACTACCACACATGTAACATACATTAGTCTGAATAATCCCCATCTTCACAAGCCTATCCATAGTGAGCAATCTTCTGTGAGCAATCAACCATATACTGATCCAGGGGTGCCTTCTCTTGACAGTCTCTGCATCAACAAGCCACTGATAACCCTCCTTGATCTCATAAGAAGCTATGCCCTGATTCATAAAGAATGGCTTCATAATTTCCTTAACCCAGCAAATCTTTTTCCATGCCCAACTCACCCCAACACCAGGTTTGTAGTCAAGCCAAATCTGATTCTTGATATAAATAGCATGTATCCAGCGTACCCACAAATGATCAGTTTTGAGGGCAAGCCACCATACATACTTAGCAACAGCGGCCACATTCCACCAGTGAAGTTGTTTCAAGCCAAGCCCTCCTTTTTTGGTAGATTGACACACCTGCTCCCAAGAAACCAAAGCTGGACTCCCCTTACATTCGTTACCATACCATAAAAATTTTCTGCACAGGGCTTCAATCTTACTAATAATGGTCTTTGGAAGAATGAAAATGCGTGCCCAATAGTTATGCAGTGTGCTAAGAACAGATTTGATGAGGACAACTCTCCCCGCATATGAAAGTTTCCTGGCACCTAATCCATGAATCCTCGCACTAATCTTCTCAATAAGGCATTGGCAGTCATCCACCCCAAGCCTCTTAGAAGTAATGTTCACTCCCAAGTACTTAAAGGGAACTTTGCCCCTTCTCAATCCAGATAATCTTTCCAGCATAACCATGGTACTCTCCTCAACACCATTACTATACATATTTAGAGGCTAAGGATAAAGTTTTGAAAGCTCTCAGCAACAGCAACACAGATTGCTTGTCCCCTCTACAAAACATGATCAAATCGTCTGCAAACACAGGTGACTGAGATTGACCCTCTTGCAGAAAGGATGGAATCTGAACTCAGATCTGATCTGAACCCACTCAATTAATCTACTCAGATACTCAAGGCATATAGTGAATAGCAGAGGGGAGAGGGGGTCCCCCTGCCTTAGCCCCCTTTTGCCTTGAAAGTACCCAAACAAATTACCATTGAGAGAAATGGAGTAGGATGTAGTGGACACACACTACATTATCAACTTCACAGTATGAGGAGGATACTAATAAGGTTTAATCACCAACATATTTGATATTTTAtgatttatgtatatattttaatAATTTATTCTAGAAACAGGCAACCGTATTGGATACCGTATATCCGGTTTCATATTTTGCCGATCCTTATCCGTTACGGTTTTTAAAgaaccgtatcggatatccggaaaTTCGTATCAGATATCCGAAAATTCGTATAATTAAATTCGTATAGCGTATCGAATACATATAATAAAATCGTATCGTATAATTTTGCTCAACCCTATATTAATATCATTGAACAAGACATGAAATCGCAAGGCGGCCTAACGTTTCGATAAAGATACCAGGAGCGTCCTGTAAAAAATCATGATTTAACATTGTAGACCTTGCATCCTGCAAAATACGGCACATGTACCTGCCTAAAGAGCGGGACTGCTCAAACCTAGGGAAATGTGCTTGCTTAATTATACCTAACCTGAGTAACGTAATTGAAGTTTGCTTTTATTAATCACATCTGCCGAGCTCAGTACTGACCATTTGCGTACCTCTGTTAATTACATTGTTCCAAATCCCTATGTATTTATTTCATCAATTATTTTGTCTCTTTTTGAACAACTAAGTCGtgttgcattttttttttaagaaagtaAGTAACTCGACTCCAAAATTACTAATATCACTCATAATCGTGAGACGGTGAATAGTAACATGTCATTAGACTTAACTTTTATTATTATAGTATTAACAAAAACAAATTACACAGTACGCCGTACAGTACGACCAGTTAAAGTGAAACTTTTTTGGCCAATTTGTCACATTTCATtggtttttttaccaatttgtcacatgtaaaactttttttaccaatttggctaCAACCCTCCACTTCTTTTTACCAATTTGGTAGTTTGGCCCTTTTTACTATGGTAAAATGACGAATTTTTTAGAGTAGTCCTCATTTAGCATAAAATGGTTACTATATATATATCACAAAGTGGTCACTTTTTGTCCGTCGTACTGAACAACGAACACACTCAATAACTAATGATTAACAAAAAGTGTAGTGGCattatcatttcatttctatAAACCTACAACTTTTTTTGAGGGTATAAACCTACAACTTTTAATCAAGTTAGGATTCTCCccatttttagtttattttctcttttgaATCCATTTAATAGTGTTTTCTCGATTAAACTACGATATTTATCTCTTTATTTTTATGCAAAAATATATAACCGTGGATTTGATAACGTTAGAATGCAATTTGAACAATCGAAAGAAAATAATCTCTCCATTTATTTTTAGAAATAGAAGGATCTTTGCACCTTATAATGATACatatattaataatttatttcttttttcaattccttAAATACACCTGATCATTTCTTTAAATTTATTAAGGAGTAATAAAGGTAAAATTAAGAAGAAAGATGAAAATAATTGGTAATTAGTGATAATAATGGAGACTGAAAAGAGAAGGTGGAACAGGAGAGGTTATTCTTATATAGAAGTAATACTTTCTTTCAAGGAATTAGTAGTAAATATTGTTCCCCAAAATAGTTTGGCCTTGTTAGACCTATTAAAACTAATCGATCTGAATGATCCGATTTGAACCCGTTTGTGTTCGAAGTGAAGATCTGAATTTGACACGAAATTTGAATTGACCAAACGAAATGACTCGACACGAATTTTTATTATCGCAAACTGATTGTTATTCGCAAATAACTTGAAAACAACTTactcgaaaatgacccgataCCTAAACCACTCAAACCTGAATTGAAGTGATCCAAACCCGACCCAAATTGGCCCATTTGGAAGGTCTAGACCTTATTTGGATGCCAAAAAGGAAGTAAATGGAGGGGAGGGCCAAGGGGGAAGGCGACAAGGGAAAGGGAAGAACGGGTCGGGGGAATGAAGGACCTAAGGCTTTGTTTGGTAAAAcgaactgaaaaggtagctgaaccCTGAAAAGGTACTTGAAAACTAAAAAGGTACCTGGAATCTGAAAAGctagctgataaggtaactggaAATTAGGAGCCGATAAGATGACTGATTATATAAAAgattgtttggcaaactaactgaaaaggtagcttattttggtaaaatgacgtaaaaagatataataattatttaatatattataaattgaaAGGGTAAAAAGGTAATATTACCAAGAATCAGGTATCTGAAATgtgaaatgctactctaggtagcatttcatttcaggtggCTTATTTAGGCAAATAAGCTACTAGCCAAACACTTCCAgaaaaataagctacctgaaatttttattaaaaaaaactaCTTCAGTCAaaacaggtacctgaaatgtcttgccaaacgAAGCCTAAATATCTCCTTGGTTGGAAGGCAAATCGTTTGACTTTGAGTAGGGGAAAAGAGGGATTTATTTTCTCTTCTGTCTAAATCCATCCAACTCCATCTTGCTGCTCAAATAAAAGATTTCTCATCCCTTCAAATCCCTCGTCTCCCTTTGTCTCTAAATCCCGCTACATCCAAACACGCCCTTAAAAGTTGTTTGAGTAACAAAATAGGAGGGGAAAGGGAGGGAGAGGATGAAGGAAAGGGAAGGGTGGGGGAAATGGAGTTTGactgtttggatacaattttcctCCAACTATTTTCTATTGTACAATGATTTTGATTTGTCTTGGAGGAAGAATAATGAATACCTTTAAATCCCTTCTCTCCATTTTACTCCACCCTTAGTTGTTATCCAAACAAAAGATCATAAATCTCCTATTTTTCCTCCCTTTCCTTTGCCTCCAAATTTCAATATCAAAACACATCCTTAGTCATTATCAATTTATCATATTCTGCACATTTACCCATACCATCGGCCACCACCCTTGTTCTTCAATTTTTGATTTATTTAAGCtttgttattataattactattccttctattttttatACAGATTATTCTTACATTTTGAAACACTTATTTCCGTTTTAAAGTAGCATTCAAAACAATGTAAGTAAATAAATATTTCAATCCTTTCTTACATATTTTCAACATTATTGTTTTTTGGAAATGATAAATATAGCCATAAGGGCTGTATTTAAGGAGTTATAGGAGGAAATCAATTTTTAACAGCTGTATTAATTGTATTGAGTATTGtgtaatttaatttttaattcctaagttaatgtttaaatacaactctaaggGCTGTATTTAACATTATCCATGTTTTTAAGGGGTCAAAGTTTTACAATTTTGACTATAAATAAGTAAAAAACATACTCATAGATGATTATGATGTAGTATTAAGATATTAACATTTGTTCTAAAATTGTCTTTCAAAAAAGTAAATTTTTAACGGAACAAATATATTAATGTGTAAAGTTATGGTTAAATTGGGGGTGCATAAATACACGTGCCAAAGGTATTGGGACACTGGAATTGATAGGTAATAGACGAAAATACTGCTACACATTGTGTCTGATTGATCGTAAATTGAAGGGCAAAACTGTCATACTGAACACAAAACTAGTGTGCCATGAACTTTCTCACGTGGATTTAGGACCATCCATATTTTGCATTGGCTACCGGGAAAAACCGTGAAGGGAAGAAGAATTACAATATGCATATATTATGCTAAAAAATTTTTCCATGAGGAATTTAATAAAGATGTTATATTAAAAATGGAGGAGTGATACTTGTGCATTACATGGTGAATAAAGCTAAAAGTCCGAAAGTAGGTTGGAAATGAAAGTGTCCAATCCCTTAATTAGGGTAGTGTGAATGATAGCATATATATAGTGATCTACATGATATTGTTAGCTATAGTCTAGCCTAAATACAATATGAACATATAACTAAAAGATATACATGCTAAACTGGGAAGATACATATCATACAAGATATTGACTAATACACCCCCGCGGAGCGAGAGCGGAGTAAACGCTAAGACTGGAACGAAAACGAGTGAATAAATACTTGGGAAGGCCTTTAGTAAAAATATCTGCATACTGGTATTCGGCGGGAACATGCAAAACCTTGACTAAATCAATACGGACCTTTTCACGAACATAGTGAATGTCAATCTTGATATGCTTAGTTCGCTGATGTTGAACGGGATTGCCGGATAAATAAACCGCGGAAACGTTGTCACAATAAATGAGACTGGCACGAGTAAGTGGAACATGAAGTTCTAATAATAAATTGTGTAGCCAACTTGTCTCGGCAACCGTATTTGCAACACCCCGATATTCGGCTTCCGCACTAGATTTGGAGAGAGTAGGTTAGCGTTTTGAAGACCAAGATACTAAGTTATTGCCGAGAAAAACATAATAGCCGAAAGTCGATCGTCGTGAGTTGGGACAACCCGCCCAATCAACATCAGAGTATGCAGTAAGGTTGTGAGAGGCAGATTTGGTAATTGTTAAACCATGGTCAATAGTTCCTTTAATGTACCTCAATATGCGCTCAAGGAAATGAAAATGGGGCTCACGAGGGGCATGCATAAACAAACATACCTATTGCACGGCGTATGTGATATGGGGCCTAGTGATGGTCAGATATTGAAGGGCACCTGCTAGGCTACGATACAAGGTGGAATCCGCAATTAGAGGACCAGCCGTGGAGGAGAGCTTGGCACCGGGTTCAACCGGTGTACTGGCGGGATTACAGGAGCCCATATTGGCGCGTTTAAGAATGTCACGAGCATATTGTGTCTGCGATAAGAATAAGCCCGAACTGTTGCGATGCACCTTAATCCCGAGAAAATGATTGAGCCTCCCAAGATCAGACATGGCAAATTCAGTAGATAAAGTGACaagtctgtcgcgtacctgtcaaaaataaccaactggctctaactaatatagctagggaagtcgggtcgaatccacagagaggtaggaatttgtcagctaaatctaagttcgtcaaggtaaccaaattgggggtttataaatgtgattctctaaactaaagagaataaggagaagagaataaaagggaggaaataaacagaaagagaagaacagctaagacaaacggttcaccataaccatccggtcaagtaatctagatctcaggtcaatgcaaatacggtctaagaggtagcgaacgtcacctttcggtccttaattcaccctaaagtgtaaacagcttaactttcgccctcactgcaataccctattgttcgctactagtctcgccttttccaacctttcggtccaggtcaaggatcactaggaattataggtctaattgcgtcgactcaattagaaagatacaattaactgtagcatttaaccaacaaagactatactagcattaaccaaataaatcgattactattccctcatgattatggatcccctatagtcttagccaagggaaattagctactcatgaccaTCGAGTTAACAATAGTAATAATTAGATAATTTAAACTAGACATAACGATGAAACTAGTACGGATTCAATTAAAGCAATTATAATAATAACTGGAAGAGGGgaagaattaaaacaataaacaagATTAAGAATAAGagtagaatgataataccaatcgcaaattccaaatccgagtagtaaagtgtaaaggaagaataaatccaaagaacagtcacAAGAACTACAGTAAACGAACgtgagagagagaagagagaagtaacgtagttcactcctccagtcttatactaaaaatccatcccataacctaatctatggactagttacaaaagcccataaagtaattaggcggaaattaactgaggaaggaaaaaccactcgatcgagtagaattaggcTACTTGATCGACCAATTCTTCAgcaaaaacagctcgatcgactggaaagttgctcgatcgagcaatagctctttctgcagcttaaggatcgagtgcaagtactcgatcgaccacttcttggatatagaaaccactcgatcgactggtaaaacagctcgatcgagtgctttggcttcatttcagctcacgtcttcgcCTAAGTGTTAGATCTGCAAACTCCAACTCCTTATTCTCCgagaatgcatgcaattgggacaaattaggctcgatttagctccccttcggttaattcctgcaaattacataaaacgaaccaaagtaggatattcgggggtatttgtagccagttgctacataaaaagtacagaaatgcgtgtaaaaatgaggtataaaccttatataaaagacacgcatcaaatctc
It includes:
- the LOC141590316 gene encoding uncharacterized protein LOC141590316; amino-acid sequence: MYSNGVEESTMVMLERLSGLRRGKVPFKYLGVNITSKRLGVDDCQCLIEKISARIHGLGARKLSYAGRVVLIKSVLSTLHNYWARIFILPKTIISKIEALCRKFLWYGNECKGSPALVSWEQVCQSTKKGGLGLKQLHWWNVAAVAKYVWWLALKTDHLWVRWIHAIYIKNQIWLDYKPGVGVSWAWKKICWVKEIMKPFFMNQGIASYEIKEGYQWLVDAETVKRRHPWISIWLIAHRRLLTMDRLVKMGIIQTNVCYMCGSDAETIDHLFFQCSFNSRCLALMQNWLKIKLPQQDFIMWWVKYRSRSLVVKQVLAMAVASLCYQIWVSRNKCRIEGLVPQPRVLVLKCKSELVMRMRGNTIKSTIGRVHDWLEMICLE